From Chitinivorax sp. PXF-14, one genomic window encodes:
- a CDS encoding EamA family transporter, producing MVTSTGWFYWALLSAVFAALTAIFAKVGIQGVDSDLATLIRTAIIIVVLSAFVAYTGKWANPLELSPKTWLFLGLSGLATGASWVCYFRALKIGDASKVAPVDKFSLALVAVFAFTFLGERPSLREWSGIAMVAGGVLLLAFKR from the coding sequence TTGGTTACTTCAACTGGTTGGTTCTATTGGGCGCTGCTGTCGGCTGTGTTTGCGGCGCTGACGGCCATTTTTGCCAAGGTGGGCATTCAGGGAGTTGATTCCGATCTGGCTACCTTGATCCGAACGGCCATCATCATCGTCGTCCTGTCGGCGTTTGTCGCCTACACGGGAAAATGGGCCAACCCCTTGGAGCTGTCCCCTAAGACATGGCTTTTCCTCGGGCTGTCAGGCTTGGCGACCGGAGCGTCATGGGTATGTTACTTCCGTGCACTCAAGATAGGCGATGCCTCAAAGGTCGCGCCGGTCGATAAATTCAGTCTTGCCTTGGTGGCGGTGTTTGCGTTCACATTTCTGGGTGAACGTCCGTCACTCAGAGAATGGTCTGGTATTGCGATGGTTGCTGGTGGCGTTTTGTTACTGGCGTTCAAGCGATAA